One Triticum dicoccoides isolate Atlit2015 ecotype Zavitan chromosome 4B, WEW_v2.0, whole genome shotgun sequence genomic window carries:
- the LOC119292653 gene encoding ethylene-responsive transcription factor 13-like, producing the protein MPPRHRGSSSYRGVCRRPSGAYYAEIRSDDVRLALGTIEIAHEAARAYDAAAWRLERPRVQLNFHNVYTREQAQRVAPPPRVITELDREDHRPLQRRLLVVEEDERAMVEWRRRHPEDVATENAFWTERMARRRAERADRRRRKALAMSQCDIVEPGGTSIFSPDDDRWEDIWLDTSDNTTEDDEEEDDDDWE; encoded by the coding sequence atgccgccgcgccacCGAGGATCATCTAGCTACCGCGGCGTTTGTCGGCGCCCCTCCGGCGCCTACTACGCCGAGATCCGgtccgatgacgtccgcctcgcccTCGGCACGATCGAGATCGcgcacgaggccgcccgcgcgtacgacgcggcggcgtggcgcctagagAGGCCTCGCGTGCAATTGAACTTTCACAACGTCTACACGCGCGAGCAGGCACAGCGCGTCGCCCCTCCGCCTCGTGTGATTACAGAGCTGGACCGTGAGGACCACCGTCCGCTgcaacgccgcctcctcgtcgtagaggaggacgagcgagccatggtGGAGTGGCGTcggcgccacccggaggacgtcgccacCGAGAACGCCTTCTGGACGGAGAGGATGGCAAGGCGCCGCGCGGAGCGTGCCGACAGACGCCGGCGCAAGGCACTGGCCATGTCGCAGTGCGATATCGTCGAGCCAGGCGGGACGTCGATCTTCTCCCCCGACGATGACCGTTGGGAAGACATCTGGCTCGATACCTCGGACAACACCACcgaggatgatgaggaggaggacgacgacgactgGGAGTAG